The Nodosilinea sp. FACHB-141 nucleotide sequence GCCTGCCGCGACGGCCGCATAAACCTCAGCGTAGGGAAAGAACCCCACTGACCAGGTCGTCAGCGCTTTAGTGATGTACTCTGCTATTGACATGGTGGTGTTTCGAGCTGGGATGGTAAGGGGTTAGATCGCTAGGACTGATAAAAACGGCAGGTTTGCTCCTCGGCAGGTTGCGGTAGGCATTGTAAACCCTTGTCTTGACCGAAGGTGGAATGGCAAACCGCACCTTGCCGAGACGAGCAGTTAGTTTAGTGCAGCCGTTCAGAGGTAAGCAATCGTACCTCTCTAACTGCCTTGAACCAGGCAAAGCCCAGCAAGATCGAGTACCCAGAAAATAGGAATGCCGCGTAGCGTCCAGCAGTTTTGGGCTGCATGTTGCTCATCAGTTCGGCAAAGCCAGCCAAAATGGGAATTTCCCCTAGCATGCCAGGCAGCGCGAGGCAGATTGCGCCCTGTAACCAGTCTTTGGTTTCAATGCGCCGCCATCGCATCAGCCCGACAAAGACCAGCGTATACAGTGCGCCAGTGCTAGCAACGTTAAGCCAATATTCCATCACCGATCGCTCAAAGAAAATCGAGCCCACCTGCCGGTAGGCCATGGTGGCCGCTGCCCAAATGCTAAATCCAACCAACACGAGGCTCAAACGATCTCTTGTGTTCATGGTGGTTACCTATGAAACGATGTTAACGTAATAGCAGTTACGTTAATGATAAATGTAATAACTATTACGCTAACTGTCAACATGAGTCGACCGACTGAA carries:
- a CDS encoding DUF5367 family protein, producing MNTRDRLSLVLVGFSIWAAATMAYRQVGSIFFERSVMEYWLNVASTGALYTLVFVGLMRWRRIETKDWLQGAICLALPGMLGEIPILAGFAELMSNMQPKTAGRYAAFLFSGYSILLGFAWFKAVREVRLLTSERLH